The following proteins are encoded in a genomic region of Sulfurovum indicum:
- a CDS encoding NapH/MauN family ferredoxin-type protein, whose amino-acid sequence MDRYNGSVKELINAPLLSTLYYKTKNGKLRLTLRAWRWLSIIIINLLFFLSFHIDLQMLEGTLNGSRLFGFHLVDPFTALEIFAAEHHFHTNVIIGTMTLIVFYFLIGGKAYCAWVCPYGILSEIGERIHQILVRRKIIKEHKFTPNVRFVFWGIFLAAAAIDGYLVFEVINPIGYLSRAITYGWSLAFVWVLVVLSIEIFYSRRAWCKYICPVGTTYNMLGWASMTKVKWDMNRCDHCGACLNACFEDHVLEFIKPKYDKERKEKGVETQLVVNGDCTLCGRCFDVCHTDAYNYEFRLKDLI is encoded by the coding sequence ATGGATAGATATAACGGTAGCGTCAAGGAGTTGATCAATGCTCCTTTGTTGAGTACCTTGTATTACAAAACCAAAAACGGAAAACTCAGACTTACCCTCAGAGCATGGAGGTGGTTGAGTATCATCATCATTAATCTGCTCTTTTTCCTCTCTTTCCATATTGATCTGCAGATGCTGGAAGGTACACTGAACGGATCAAGACTGTTTGGATTTCACCTGGTCGATCCGTTTACCGCGCTGGAGATCTTTGCAGCAGAGCACCATTTCCATACCAATGTGATTATTGGTACGATGACACTGATCGTTTTCTATTTTCTTATTGGCGGTAAAGCATATTGTGCATGGGTATGTCCGTATGGGATACTCAGTGAGATAGGAGAGCGTATTCATCAAATACTTGTGCGCAGAAAGATCATTAAGGAGCATAAATTCACACCGAATGTACGCTTTGTTTTCTGGGGGATCTTTCTGGCAGCTGCAGCGATAGATGGCTATCTTGTTTTTGAAGTGATCAATCCTATCGGGTATTTGAGCCGTGCGATTACATATGGATGGAGTCTGGCTTTTGTATGGGTGCTTGTGGTACTTTCCATTGAAATATTCTACTCCAGAAGGGCATGGTGTAAATATATCTGTCCGGTAGGTACAACCTACAATATGCTTGGCTGGGCAAGTATGACCAAAGTCAAGTGGGATATGAACAGATGTGACCACTGCGGTGCCTGTCTGAATGCTTGCTTTGAAGACCATGTCTTGGAGTTCATTAAACCAAAATATGACAAAGAGAGAAAAGAGAAAGGTGTGGAAACACAACTGGTGGTCAATGGTGACTGTACACTGTGTGGCAGATGCTTTGATGTGTGTCATACCGATGCCTACAATTATGAGTTTAGACTGAAGGATTTGATCTGA
- a CDS encoding 4Fe-4S dicluster domain-containing protein, translating to MEEKVQQPASKEELKRRAFMKQAAGLGVLGIAAAGGIWAAKGFKPEKGRLRPPGAVPEDQYLSMCIKCGQCLQVCPYDSIKLEDIDGKAGVGTAYIDPLARGCYLCEAFPCVLACPTGALNHEANVIDKVHMGMVIIVNESACIALENKKVTREMIGRIYDHTKVITNAERLARKVNIYDNDEEKVKLQKELLQKLSAEEGKICSLCADMCPYPAPEQAIGMVSKNGGLFPEIRDACVGCGACVEVCPTKVLQILPYATYAEVYEKNKGSKNA from the coding sequence ATGGAAGAGAAAGTACAACAGCCAGCTTCGAAAGAGGAGTTGAAACGACGCGCATTCATGAAACAGGCAGCCGGTCTTGGTGTGCTTGGGATTGCTGCAGCCGGAGGGATCTGGGCAGCAAAAGGTTTCAAGCCGGAAAAAGGGAGGTTAAGGCCTCCAGGTGCTGTACCTGAAGATCAGTATCTCTCTATGTGTATCAAGTGTGGGCAGTGTCTTCAGGTCTGTCCTTATGATTCCATCAAGCTGGAAGATATAGACGGGAAAGCTGGTGTGGGAACAGCTTATATTGATCCTCTGGCCAGGGGATGTTATCTTTGTGAAGCTTTTCCCTGTGTGTTGGCATGTCCGACCGGTGCACTTAACCATGAAGCAAATGTGATCGATAAAGTACATATGGGTATGGTGATCATCGTAAATGAAAGTGCCTGTATTGCATTGGAGAACAAAAAAGTCACCAGGGAGATGATCGGCCGTATCTATGACCATACGAAAGTGATCACAAATGCAGAGCGGCTGGCACGAAAAGTAAACATTTACGATAATGACGAGGAAAAAGTGAAGCTGCAAAAAGAGCTTTTGCAGAAATTGAGTGCAGAGGAGGGGAAAATATGCAGTCTCTGTGCTGATATGTGCCCCTATCCTGCCCCTGAACAGGCTATTGGAATGGTCTCAAAGAACGGGGGACTCTTCCCTGAGATCAGGGATGCGTGTGTTGGATGTGGTGCCTGTGTGGAAGTTTGTCCGACAAAAGTGCTCCAAATTCTTCCGTATGCAACGTATGCTGAAGTGTATGAAAAAAACAAAGGAAGTAAAAATGCGTAA
- a CDS encoding c-type cytochrome — protein sequence MRNTVWIISLGTALVCFNGCSSEKPSESASEVKTTGDIVVTEGVVKTLKKEGESKENSGQFYYSYNKEKKGNEYNSETSKVRTELDAYRNIKSPYESVQITLMIQQLSPDYRLLCSACHDDYANGVIGPALLDKNATFIYEQIIAFKTGRKKNELMRELVNRIEEERLKAIAKEIERFNREIREMRSQGK from the coding sequence ATGCGTAATACAGTATGGATCATCTCATTGGGAACAGCACTGGTCTGTTTTAATGGATGCAGTAGCGAAAAGCCAAGTGAATCAGCTTCAGAAGTAAAAACCACAGGAGATATCGTTGTAACGGAGGGGGTTGTAAAAACACTGAAAAAAGAGGGGGAGTCAAAAGAGAACAGCGGGCAATTCTATTACTCCTACAATAAAGAGAAAAAAGGGAATGAATACAACTCTGAAACATCCAAGGTAAGAACAGAGCTTGATGCTTACAGAAATATCAAATCCCCATACGAGAGTGTACAGATTACACTGATGATACAGCAGTTGAGTCCTGATTACCGTCTTTTGTGTTCCGCCTGCCATGATGATTACGCGAACGGGGTGATCGGGCCAGCTCTGCTGGACAAGAATGCAACATTTATCTATGAACAGATCATTGCATTTAAAACAGGCAGGAAGAAGAATGAGCTGATGAGAGAGCTGGTCAATCGTATAGAGGAAGAGCGTCTCAAGGCTATTGCAAAAGAGATCGAAAGGTTTAACAGAGAAATCAGAGAGATGAGGAGTCAAGGAAAATGA
- a CDS encoding nitrous oxide reductase family maturation protein NosD: protein MIQKIIAFSIAISSLSSAGNVLQEAIDNAKPGSRLELPAGIYRGNIVIDKPLIIDGKDQKAVIEGDGKSTVITILSSGVTVKNLTIRNSGENHDKVDAGIALKKVTQCIVENNRIVDCLFGIDMAEVTSSEINNNYIESKPFDLGIRGDGVRLWYSNDNHLSGNHLYKSRDFVVWYSHGNLIEKNLGEYGRYSLHFMYTGKNFVRDNVYKHNSVGIFFMYSRDTVATGNLIQNSLGTTGLGIGLKDASNFILKNNTIIYCARGLYVDRSPYEPGETNLIEGNRIIYNSEGIHFHSLSLHNRFENNVFKGNIENIVNDSYNTKVTENYFDGNYWDDYEGFDRNGDGIGDSAYNYYAYADKVWLLNHNVKFFYGSPVISILNFLAKLAPFSEPVLLLSDEHPKMYEGQV from the coding sequence ATGATACAAAAGATCATAGCTTTCAGTATCGCAATAAGTTCTTTGTCCTCGGCAGGCAATGTATTGCAGGAGGCTATTGACAATGCAAAACCGGGATCACGTCTGGAATTGCCTGCAGGTATTTACCGCGGGAATATTGTAATTGACAAACCGCTGATCATAGACGGTAAAGATCAGAAAGCAGTGATAGAAGGTGATGGCAAAAGTACGGTTATTACCATTTTGAGTTCCGGAGTTACTGTAAAGAATCTTACCATTCGAAACAGTGGGGAAAATCATGACAAAGTGGATGCCGGAATTGCCCTTAAGAAGGTGACACAGTGCATAGTTGAGAATAACCGGATCGTTGACTGTCTTTTTGGTATCGATATGGCAGAAGTGACAAGCTCAGAGATCAATAACAACTATATTGAGTCTAAACCTTTTGACCTTGGTATTCGGGGTGACGGTGTACGGTTGTGGTACAGCAACGACAACCACCTGAGCGGAAACCATCTTTACAAGTCACGCGACTTTGTTGTGTGGTACTCGCATGGAAACCTGATAGAAAAAAATCTGGGTGAGTATGGAAGGTATTCACTGCATTTTATGTATACAGGAAAGAACTTTGTAAGAGATAATGTCTATAAACACAACTCTGTAGGGATATTCTTCATGTATTCACGTGATACGGTAGCTACAGGAAACCTGATACAAAACTCTCTGGGAACCACAGGACTGGGTATTGGACTGAAGGATGCCAGCAATTTTATCCTGAAGAACAACACGATCATCTATTGTGCAAGAGGATTATATGTGGACAGGTCACCATATGAACCCGGTGAGACCAATCTGATAGAAGGAAACCGTATTATTTACAACAGTGAAGGGATTCATTTTCACTCTTTAAGTTTGCATAACCGCTTCGAGAACAATGTTTTTAAAGGAAATATTGAAAATATTGTTAATGATTCTTACAATACCAAGGTCACAGAGAATTATTTTGACGGGAACTATTGGGATGACTACGAAGGCTTTGATAGGAATGGTGACGGTATAGGTGATAGTGCCTATAACTATTATGCCTATGCCGACAAAGTGTGGCTTCTCAATCATAATGTGAAGTTTTTTTACGGCTCACCGGTGATTTCTATTTTGAACTTTTTGGCAAAGCTGGCACCTTTTTCGGAGCCGGTATTGTTATTGAGTGATGAACATCCTAAAATGTACGAAGGGCAGGTATAA
- a CDS encoding PAS domain-containing protein, producing the protein MMKRPDPINEEIELKNNVYIESDTDLKGIITYVNDYFAEISRYSKGELVGQPHSIVRHPDMPKILFKILWDRIQHGHNFIAAIKNLAKDGRYYWVFTDFDILKDEHDNPVGYKASRKKISKHVTDILDPLYRKLVEIEKESGMEASEKYLTDFLKSHGDDITVDNMLEEIHRMY; encoded by the coding sequence ATGATGAAGAGACCGGACCCCATTAATGAAGAGATAGAACTCAAAAACAATGTCTATATTGAGAGCGATACGGATCTTAAAGGCATTATCACATATGTCAATGACTATTTTGCAGAGATATCACGTTACAGCAAAGGTGAACTTGTCGGTCAGCCGCACAGTATTGTACGTCATCCCGATATGCCAAAGATCCTGTTCAAGATCCTTTGGGATCGTATCCAGCATGGACATAACTTTATTGCAGCGATCAAAAACCTTGCCAAGGACGGAAGATACTATTGGGTATTTACCGATTTTGATATACTTAAGGACGAGCATGACAACCCGGTAGGATATAAGGCCTCCAGGAAGAAGATATCCAAACATGTGACGGATATACTGGATCCGCTTTACAGAAAACTGGTTGAGATCGAAAAAGAGAGTGGTATGGAGGCTTCTGAAAAGTATTTGACAGATTTTTTGAAATCCCATGGAGATGATATTACCGTAGACAACATGCTTGAAGAGATACATCGGATGTACTAA
- a CDS encoding nitrous oxide reductase accessory protein NosL, whose amino-acid sequence MRKIILSLLLFAGTGIAGTSFNSKILLLNQKANDPVYQLPLNQYMEWLCEAELKNGEKVQFVSVKAMMQVYQHQEYFLERQLLSAPIRMIYVQDFISGQRVDATKAVYVFGSRIVGPHGDELIPFGSEENAKLFMMKNGGTKILPFTRITKGLIRYLDM is encoded by the coding sequence ATGAGAAAAATTATTTTAAGTCTGTTACTGTTTGCCGGAACAGGTATTGCCGGGACATCATTTAACAGCAAGATACTGTTGTTGAATCAAAAAGCTAACGACCCTGTTTATCAACTTCCTTTGAATCAATATATGGAGTGGCTCTGTGAAGCAGAGTTGAAAAACGGGGAAAAAGTACAGTTTGTATCTGTCAAAGCGATGATGCAGGTCTATCAGCATCAAGAATACTTTCTTGAACGGCAACTGCTTTCTGCACCTATAAGGATGATCTATGTACAGGATTTCATTAGTGGACAGAGAGTTGATGCAACCAAAGCGGTCTATGTATTCGGCAGCAGGATTGTCGGACCGCACGGAGATGAGCTGATCCCCTTTGGCTCGGAAGAGAATGCCAAACTTTTCATGATGAAAAATGGCGGAACAAAGATATTGCCTTTTACGAGAATAACCAAAGGTTTAATCAGATATTTAGACATGTGA
- a CDS encoding LIM domain-containing protein: MKKFKFLFFTGLLFLLVFPGCDKKSTGEAVKMHWDRDMCERCKMAISERKFAVQIIEPESGRDYKFDDIGCAVLWIDETNIPWRDQAIIWVTDAKSGLWLDARQAKYTEGAITPMAFGFAAYSDETLPDGAKTYDLPRVTEKIREIEKKNTHKVRNY; this comes from the coding sequence ATGAAAAAGTTTAAATTTCTCTTTTTTACAGGGCTTCTTTTTTTACTGGTTTTTCCTGGCTGTGATAAAAAATCGACAGGAGAAGCAGTAAAAATGCACTGGGACCGGGATATGTGCGAACGCTGTAAAATGGCTATCAGTGAACGCAAATTTGCTGTTCAGATCATAGAGCCTGAAAGCGGCAGGGATTATAAATTTGATGATATCGGCTGCGCGGTACTCTGGATAGATGAGACAAACATCCCGTGGAGAGATCAGGCAATCATATGGGTCACTGATGCAAAGAGTGGTTTATGGCTGGATGCAAGACAGGCAAAATATACTGAAGGAGCGATCACCCCTATGGCATTTGGTTTTGCCGCATACAGTGATGAAACCTTGCCGGACGGAGCCAAAACATATGATCTTCCACGTGTAACCGAGAAGATAAGAGAGATCGAAAAAAAGAACACACATAAAGTTAGGAACTACTGA
- a CDS encoding c-type cytochrome produces the protein MKHVLAAIVTVLALGAMFLVYQSDKEVNKLEEIKKMIAKTEVKVKLDTQTVLQVEPVESLSQVEIEKEQEKKKKELDEKLQALKEKAGNVAAFNVSPLYKQKCASCHGVNGEGIIGPKLIGLSAQKVYQDLVDFKSGARKNYVMYGLLSKMEESQMKELSDEIGSFETKLKEQQ, from the coding sequence ATGAAACATGTATTAGCGGCTATTGTAACGGTACTGGCACTTGGAGCAATGTTTTTGGTATATCAGTCTGATAAAGAGGTCAATAAGCTTGAAGAGATCAAAAAAATGATCGCCAAGACAGAAGTAAAGGTGAAACTTGATACACAGACAGTTTTACAGGTGGAACCTGTAGAAAGCTTGAGCCAGGTAGAGATCGAAAAAGAGCAGGAAAAGAAAAAGAAAGAACTGGATGAGAAACTTCAGGCTCTGAAAGAGAAAGCAGGGAATGTAGCAGCATTCAATGTGAGCCCGCTCTATAAACAGAAATGTGCTTCCTGTCACGGAGTAAACGGTGAAGGAATCATCGGTCCGAAACTCATAGGTCTCAGTGCACAAAAAGTTTATCAGGATTTGGTGGACTTCAAATCGGGTGCAAGGAAGAACTATGTAATGTATGGTCTGCTCAGTAAAATGGAAGAGAGTCAGATGAAAGAGCTCTCTGACGAGATTGGATCGTTCGAAACAAAACTGAAAGAGCAGCAGTAA
- a CDS encoding ABC transporter ATP-binding protein, translating into MLVKVQKVSKVFMGSRVLDNVDLTVERGDRIAMMGPNGAGKTTLVRAILGFYHIDSGVISVNGYDPVKQRVDVLKNISFIPQLPPPVKLSLEELLLYVERSSGVSRAKIFEESNRMDLDLKKHISKPFFKLSGGMKQKLLIAIALSKKSDLLIFDEPTANLDPKGREKFYELLGEIDVSCSTLFITHRLDEIEGLVNRKIYMDLGKVVEDEKV; encoded by the coding sequence ATGCTGGTTAAAGTCCAAAAGGTAAGCAAGGTGTTCATGGGAAGCAGAGTGCTTGACAATGTTGATCTTACTGTAGAACGTGGGGACCGTATTGCGATGATGGGACCTAATGGTGCAGGAAAGACTACGCTAGTACGGGCGATACTCGGGTTTTATCATATTGACAGTGGAGTGATTAGTGTCAACGGGTATGACCCTGTAAAGCAGAGAGTGGATGTGCTGAAGAACATCAGTTTTATTCCTCAGCTGCCACCGCCTGTCAAACTGAGTCTTGAAGAGCTGCTTCTTTATGTGGAACGCAGTTCCGGAGTCTCCAGAGCAAAAATCTTTGAAGAATCCAACCGGATGGATCTGGACCTTAAAAAACATATTTCCAAACCCTTCTTCAAACTTTCCGGAGGAATGAAGCAAAAACTTCTGATCGCGATCGCTCTTTCCAAAAAAAGCGACCTGCTTATTTTTGATGAACCGACAGCCAACCTTGATCCGAAAGGACGAGAGAAGTTCTATGAACTTCTTGGTGAGATTGATGTGTCATGTTCCACCCTTTTTATTACACACAGACTTGATGAGATCGAAGGGTTGGTTAATCGGAAAATCTATATGGATCTTGGAAAGGTGGTAGAAGATGAAAAAGTTTAA
- a CDS encoding ABC transporter permease — protein sequence MKNIFLVAYLDIKESLRSKWFYVYSVVFGGLMALFFITGVSDSVVMGFTGLSRMLLIFIQVTIIILPIFILITTVKSISGDRESNVLEYMLSFPVALKDYYWGKMLGRFLTVFMPVFLALLLGVVFGLFKGGELPWRMVFLYSTLLFSLSFVFLGLAFFLSTLVKSTDIALGSSFVVWIAMLAFIDIALMGLMLQNRMNDGLIIVLAMLNPIEVFRIGAISLFDPELTVIGPVAYYLLDTLGATLLMVYAIIYPIIMGAILAYLGYIAFRKKDLL from the coding sequence ATGAAAAATATTTTTCTTGTGGCATACCTGGATATAAAAGAGTCGTTGCGCTCAAAATGGTTCTATGTCTACTCTGTTGTGTTTGGTGGTCTGATGGCACTCTTTTTTATCACTGGAGTTTCAGATTCTGTGGTAATGGGCTTTACCGGGCTGAGCCGTATGTTACTGATTTTTATTCAGGTAACGATCATTATTTTGCCTATTTTCATTTTAATCACAACAGTAAAATCGATCTCTGGAGACCGTGAAAGTAATGTCCTTGAATATATGCTCTCTTTTCCTGTGGCGTTAAAGGACTATTATTGGGGTAAAATGCTCGGACGGTTCCTGACGGTTTTTATGCCGGTTTTTCTCGCTCTTTTGCTTGGTGTTGTTTTCGGTCTTTTTAAAGGAGGTGAACTGCCGTGGCGTATGGTATTTCTTTACTCCACGCTTCTCTTCTCTTTGAGTTTTGTTTTTTTGGGACTGGCATTTTTCCTTTCGACTCTGGTCAAGTCAACAGATATTGCACTGGGAAGTTCTTTTGTGGTCTGGATTGCAATGCTGGCATTCATTGATATTGCATTGATGGGACTGATGCTTCAGAACAGGATGAATGACGGATTGATCATTGTGTTGGCCATGCTCAACCCTATAGAAGTATTCCGTATCGGGGCAATTTCACTTTTTGATCCCGAACTAACCGTTATAGGACCGGTTGCCTATTATCTTCTTGATACACTGGGAGCAACACTCTTAATGGTATATGCCATCATATATCCTATCATAATGGGAGCAATTTTGGCATATTTGGGATATATTGCCTTTAGGAAAAAAGATCTTTTGTAA
- a CDS encoding cytochrome C, whose product MSSLAKSRLFTLLALGILLYWFVIPAVFTHNVVEMGRQGKGEHLSDMTVKVWDYYQSGRYVSPNIPKEDANNLRKMIADDMELNVVTAPIWYVALEAPNYPKDAFPEGIPVFYHFDGFSGDVHEMNTINHYIGMDPMERGAPYLRMLAPYALIFVAWIMAMFMIYNNRLLNLLMLIPVVLPLVFIGFYSYWLYWFGHHMHDWGAFKIKPFTPTVFGDGKVAQFITHSYPTLGFWLLVAISVLSILALAAKRKYQKSKQEV is encoded by the coding sequence ATGAGTTCTTTGGCAAAGTCAAGACTGTTTACACTGTTGGCATTGGGTATATTGCTATATTGGTTCGTCATTCCTGCTGTATTTACACATAATGTTGTCGAGATGGGACGACAGGGGAAAGGAGAGCATCTCTCTGATATGACGGTAAAGGTCTGGGACTATTATCAGAGTGGACGATATGTCTCTCCAAACATTCCTAAAGAGGATGCGAACAATCTGCGAAAAATGATCGCCGATGATATGGAGCTGAATGTAGTGACAGCACCGATCTGGTATGTGGCACTTGAAGCACCAAACTATCCTAAAGATGCATTTCCCGAAGGGATCCCTGTATTTTACCACTTTGACGGATTCAGCGGGGATGTACATGAGATGAATACGATCAATCATTATATCGGAATGGACCCGATGGAGAGAGGAGCACCGTATCTTCGTATGTTGGCACCTTATGCCCTGATCTTTGTAGCATGGATCATGGCGATGTTCATGATCTATAACAATAGACTCTTGAATCTTCTTATGCTGATCCCTGTGGTATTGCCGTTGGTTTTCATAGGGTTCTACTCTTATTGGCTCTACTGGTTTGGACACCATATGCATGACTGGGGTGCATTCAAGATTAAACCTTTTACTCCTACGGTTTTTGGGGACGGGAAAGTAGCGCAGTTCATCACGCATTCCTATCCGACACTTGGTTTCTGGCTTTTGGTTGCGATCAGTGTGCTGAGTATTTTGGCATTGGCGGCAAAACGTAAATATCAGAAAAGTAAACAAGAAGTATAA
- the nosZ gene encoding Sec-dependent nitrous-oxide reductase translates to MSYRLSRFASLVLGSALSVTTLFGAGELDKVMKERGLTQADLLAAAKTYTPSGGRDKYIVFSSGGQSGQIMVYGVPSMRILKYIGVFTPEPWQGWGYDDDTKKILAQGNIRGKQITWGDTHHPALSETAGKYDGKWLVINDKANPRLAVIDLADFVTKQIVVNPVFKSDHGGAFFTPNSEYILEACQYAAPFDNNYHPIEEYKETYRGGVTVWKFDHEKGKIIPEESFTIEMPPYMQDLSDSGKAASNGWGFTNSFNSEMYTGGIEKGLPPFEAGMSRNDTDFLHMYNWKKLAELAKDDKNVKIINGHRVIPMNVAIKNDALFLIPEPKSPHGVDVSPDGKSIVVCGKLDTHATVYDFDKLMKAIKNKDYVGKDPYGIPILDLKKTMHCQAELGLGPLHNQYGKNWKDGEIYTSLYVDSQVVKWNYKTCKVEDRQNVNYNIGHLCGMEGKSADPQGDYIIALNKLAIDRFNEIGPLHPQNHQLIDIRGKKMQLLYDMPVPLGEPHQAVAIRASKLHTHVRYKMGTNAFTGEVHEGKTLAGQEKIVRKGNHVYVYGTVVRSHINPERVTVNKGDIVTFYLTNLERAQDETHGFTVDNYNIHTSLEPGKTVAATFKADMEGVFPYYCTEFCSALHLEMMGYLMVKDPNKKYTAAKKLKMAAMSPEQLKKEYEQTVAVNNATDKVIQSVVKFLKDNHYEKYPTVKALVVDALDQYGKIAEQKKKSDAAVKAGDLEKAILFENMIWQYMVKTADVGIRAKDLLVKKVAKPMSEAAKRGETAYLEGGCNGCHVIGKVSSGPDLTGVLQRHENGEQWVAEWIMHPEKMYENDYIKSMINYFNLKMPNQGMTEQQTKDIIEYLKWIDENANLF, encoded by the coding sequence ATGAGCTACAGATTAAGCAGATTCGCATCGCTTGTTCTTGGTTCTGCACTGAGTGTAACGACACTTTTTGGTGCGGGAGAGCTGGATAAAGTGATGAAAGAGAGAGGGTTGACACAGGCTGACCTGCTGGCAGCAGCAAAAACCTATACACCTAGTGGCGGACGTGACAAGTATATTGTATTCAGTTCCGGTGGACAGTCCGGACAGATCATGGTCTATGGTGTACCCTCTATGAGGATCCTGAAATATATCGGTGTCTTTACCCCGGAACCGTGGCAGGGATGGGGGTACGATGATGATACCAAAAAAATTCTTGCACAGGGTAATATCAGAGGCAAGCAGATCACATGGGGTGACACACATCACCCGGCTCTCTCAGAAACAGCTGGCAAATATGATGGGAAATGGCTGGTCATTAACGACAAGGCAAATCCAAGACTTGCAGTAATAGATCTTGCAGACTTCGTTACCAAGCAGATCGTGGTAAACCCGGTCTTTAAATCAGACCACGGTGGAGCGTTCTTTACGCCGAACTCCGAATATATTCTGGAAGCATGTCAATACGCAGCTCCTTTTGATAACAACTATCATCCCATCGAAGAGTATAAAGAGACCTACCGAGGCGGTGTGACAGTTTGGAAGTTCGATCATGAAAAAGGCAAGATCATTCCTGAGGAATCATTTACGATTGAAATGCCTCCGTATATGCAGGATCTTTCTGATTCAGGCAAGGCGGCAAGTAACGGTTGGGGGTTCACCAACTCTTTCAACTCCGAAATGTATACCGGAGGTATCGAAAAAGGGCTTCCGCCATTTGAAGCGGGTATGAGTCGTAACGATACCGATTTTCTGCATATGTACAACTGGAAGAAGCTGGCTGAACTTGCAAAAGATGACAAGAATGTGAAGATCATTAACGGACATAGAGTTATTCCTATGAATGTCGCGATCAAAAATGATGCCCTCTTTCTGATCCCTGAGCCGAAATCACCCCACGGTGTAGATGTATCACCAGATGGTAAAAGTATTGTTGTCTGCGGTAAACTTGACACACATGCAACAGTTTACGATTTTGACAAGCTTATGAAAGCAATCAAGAATAAAGATTATGTAGGAAAAGACCCATACGGTATTCCGATTTTAGATCTCAAGAAAACTATGCATTGTCAAGCTGAGCTTGGTCTTGGACCATTACACAACCAGTATGGAAAGAACTGGAAAGATGGTGAAATTTATACTTCTCTTTATGTTGATTCCCAGGTTGTCAAATGGAATTACAAAACATGTAAAGTAGAAGACAGACAGAATGTCAACTATAATATCGGACACCTTTGTGGTATGGAGGGCAAGTCAGCTGATCCTCAGGGAGACTACATCATTGCACTGAACAAACTGGCAATTGACAGATTTAACGAGATAGGGCCATTGCACCCGCAAAACCACCAGCTAATAGATATCCGAGGCAAGAAGATGCAACTGCTTTATGATATGCCGGTACCTCTGGGGGAGCCGCACCAGGCAGTGGCGATAAGAGCAAGCAAACTGCATACACATGTACGCTATAAAATGGGGACAAATGCCTTTACCGGTGAAGTCCATGAGGGTAAAACACTTGCAGGACAGGAGAAAATCGTAAGAAAAGGGAATCATGTCTATGTGTACGGTACTGTGGTGAGATCACATATTAATCCGGAGCGTGTAACGGTAAATAAAGGTGATATTGTAACTTTCTATTTGACAAATCTTGAAAGAGCACAGGATGAAACACACGGATTTACAGTGGACAACTATAATATACACACTTCACTCGAACCGGGTAAAACCGTTGCCGCTACATTCAAAGCAGACATGGAGGGCGTATTCCCTTACTACTGTACAGAGTTCTGTTCCGCACTTCACCTGGAGATGATGGGATACCTTATGGTAAAAGATCCGAACAAGAAATATACAGCGGCTAAAAAACTCAAAATGGCAGCAATGAGCCCTGAACAGCTCAAAAAAGAGTATGAACAGACTGTAGCTGTAAACAATGCGACTGATAAAGTTATTCAAAGTGTTGTGAAGTTCCTTAAAGATAACCACTATGAGAAGTATCCGACTGTCAAAGCTTTGGTTGTGGATGCATTGGATCAGTACGGTAAGATCGCTGAGCAGAAGAAAAAGTCTGATGCAGCAGTGAAAGCCGGAGATCTTGAAAAAGCGATCCTTTTTGAAAATATGATCTGGCAGTATATGGTCAAAACAGCTGATGTTGGTATCAGAGCGAAAGATCTCCTGGTCAAGAAAGTGGCAAAACCGATGAGTGAAGCAGCAAAACGAGGTGAAACCGCATATCTTGAAGGTGGGTGTAACGGATGTCATGTCATCGGAAAAGTATCTTCCGGTCCGGATTTGACAGGTGTACTCCAAAGACATGAGAACGGGGAACAATGGGTAGCTGAGTGGATCATGCATCCTGAAAAAATGTATGAGAATGACTATATTAAGTCTATGATCAACTACTTCAATCTTAAAATGCCTAACCAGGGAATGACAGAACAGCAGACAAAAGATATCATTGAATATCTTAAGTGGATCGACGAAAACGCGAATCTCTTCTAG